ATGGCTACTGGCGCGCTCGATATCTTGGCAGCGGCAGAGACAGCCGCGCCTTCGACTACTCGGGCATTGAGATTAGCGCGCTCCAGCCACTCCACCGGGTTTTCCAGTGTTTCGGTTACCGAACCACGGAATGCCCGTTTGCCCGCAAAGCGGGCCATATCGACCACGCCTTCGGCAGCAATAGCGATCAGATCTGCTGCGGCGATCTGCGCGGCAGTGAGCATCTGCGCGGGCTGTACGCTGGAGTGAATTTCTGCCGTGGCATCCCAGTTAAGTACAGCAGCGGCTTTTTTCAGCGCCGTTGCTGCCATAAAGCTGGTGGTCAGGCCACTGGGGCATTGAGTTACGATCAGGACTTTCATGGGCTCTCCTTAACAGGAAAACGCAAGTGGCATGACAGACACTTGTTGTTTTAATTGATTGAGTCGTTCTGTGTCGGGAATACCAACACCAATCTGACTGACTGCCAGTGCTGCCACTGCGGTCGCCAGTTGCAGAGTGTCGGCAACGGCAAGTTGATTGAGCAAACCATAGGTCAGACCGGCGACCAGACTGTCTCCGGCCCCGACGGTACTGACGACAGATACGCGGGGTGGCAGGGCCTGCCAGGCGCCGTCGCGACTGTACCAGCGCACACCGCGCTCGCCATCGGACAACACCACGTGACGAATACCGAGAGCGAGCAGCTTACGCACTGCCTGCTCCTGAGCCTCAGCATCCGGCAAAGCAGTACCGGTCCACTGCTCAAGCTCTTCAACATTGGGCTTGATCAGATCAGGTACCGCTGCCACCGCGGCATGCAAAGCCTGACCACTGGTGTCCACCAGAATGGTCTTACCGTGCTGACGCAGCAGCCCGATAATCTGGCCATAGCTGTCAGCAGCCAGCCCGCGAGGCAGACTGCCACTCAGCACAAAGACGTCCGCCTGTTCACACAGCGCCAGCAGCCGTTGCTGCAAGGTCTGCCAGACGGCCTCGGAGACGGTGATGCCGGGTAAGTTGATATCGGTGACACGCCCCTGTTGTTCCGACAGCTTGACGTTGATACGGGTCGCGCCCTGCTCCAGCAGAAAGTGGTTATCCAGCTGTAACTGGGCGAACAGATGCTCAAACGCATCGCTGTTGTCCTGTCCCAGAATGCCGGTGACCGCCACCTGCTCCTGCAGATCACGCAGTACCATGGCGACATTGATACCCTTGCCCGCTGGGCGCAGATTACCCTGTCTGGCCAGATTAACCTCTCCGGGCACAAGCTCACCCAGCTGCACTGTCAGATCCAACGCCGGGTTCAGCGTCAGGGTCACTACCGGGCGCTTAACCATGACGCACTCCTGCCAGCTCGTCCGTCTCCAGCAAAGGCAGTGCTCTGACCGCTTCACTGCTGTCGGCAGCCAGCGCGCGCTCTGCCAGATCGCGGGCCGCCTGCAG
This genomic interval from Pokkaliibacter sp. MBI-7 contains the following:
- the pfkB gene encoding 1-phosphofructokinase — protein: MVKRPVVTLTLNPALDLTVQLGELVPGEVNLARQGNLRPAGKGINVAMVLRDLQEQVAVTGILGQDNSDAFEHLFAQLQLDNHFLLEQGATRINVKLSEQQGRVTDINLPGITVSEAVWQTLQQRLLALCEQADVFVLSGSLPRGLAADSYGQIIGLLRQHGKTILVDTSGQALHAAVAAVPDLIKPNVEELEQWTGTALPDAEAQEQAVRKLLALGIRHVVLSDGERGVRWYSRDGAWQALPPRVSVVSTVGAGDSLVAGLTYGLLNQLAVADTLQLATAVAALAVSQIGVGIPDTERLNQLKQQVSVMPLAFSC